The Microbacterium luteum nucleotide sequence ACCTGGGTGGGGACGACGTATTGGTGATTGCGGAAGCGGTAGGTGTACCACCCGTCGCGTGCTTCGATGACGAGCGCGTCTCCGGTCCTGAGTTCGGCGATCCGGTTGAAGGGGGCTCCGAAAGTAGTGCGGTGGCCGGCGAGAGCGAAATTGCCGACTTGGCCGGGCATCTCAGAGTCGGGGTAGTGCCCGACCCGTACCGTGTCGAGGGTGCGAGCTCGGGAGGTCCCGCCGGCGATCTCGAAGACGTAATCAGATCCGAACCTGGGGATGCGCATCATCGCGAAAGTCTCCGCGTCCGCCGGCTGTTCGAGCAGCGGCGGCTCCGCGGGCGTGGGCGTCGCTTCCGTAGGAGTCGGTGGCGCAGTCGGAGTCGGGGGTGTTGATTCTGCAAATTCCTGAGCCCACTGCTCGGAGAGTGCTTGCCCGTCCTCCCGGGCTTGGGCGCCGTAGATCATGTCGCCGATCCATAGCTGCCACGCGACGTAGAGCATGGCGATGATGCCTAGAGTTATGAGGATCTCTCCTGTAACCCCGGCAACGGAGGGAGGTCGACGGCGCGCCGGCGGCGGTGTGCGGTAGTTCGGCCATGGGGCGCCCCGCGGCGACGGTTGAGTGTCCACGTGACCTATCCTCCACCTGATCATTGCTCGGTGGAGCCCGAGATTGCGCGACGAACGCAACTCGTTTGAGCGCCGGACACCCGAGGCTTCGACGTGCCCGTCGCCCGAAAGTATCGCGATTTCGTCGCGATGGCCGCGACATCTGGGTACTCCGTCGATGTGACGCGGTCGTCGGTCTAGATCAAGCTCATGACTGCCCAGCCGAGTAGCGCGACCGTCAGCGCGATGCCAGCCAGGTTCCAGCTACGGCGAATGAGAGGGTCCCTATCACCGGCGATATCGCATTCTGCTTGAAGCGTCTTCACGGCCGCGGAAGTCTCTGCGCCGTCTTCGTGGCCGGGTCGAAGCCGCTCCATGGGGACGACGTTCACTCCACGGTCCACTCCCGTCGATGCGTGAGCTGTCGCAACGACGCTGGCGGACCCGGCGAGCATGACAATCGGTTGGACTCTCGCGCTGTCGAGATGGAACGTCGGCGCGTGCTGACCTGTGACCCGAATGCGGCTGGAGCTGGAGAAGTTGGACGTGCGCAACGGGTTGCGAATCACGTACTCGCCGTTTCGGTACTCAGCCGATGGGTATGCCCAGAAAAGCCATACGACCCACAGCACGATTGCGGCGGGCGCGAGAATCTCCTCGGGCTGTATGCGCGGCGGGAGAGCGAAGACCGATACCGCGAGGAGTCCGAAGATGATGGGCAGTGACACGGCAAGGAGCCCTGCGTACGGAAGTCGGATCTGCCAGTGCATGTGGGCGGGGCCCTCCCAAGTCGGTCCATTATCGAGCGTCGTCGACAAGCACTCCACGACCAACCCCATCGTTCATCGTGTCTACCTCAGTCGTTTGAGTTCCAGAGCAGAAGGCGGTAGTTCCAACCTCGCCGTTCAGCGTCAGATGGACAGTATGCGGCGATGGAATCGACGATTACCGCACCGAACCATCAAATCACCGCCGAGCTAACGACGGACGTACCGCCGGCGACCAACCCAGCGGCTGCACCCCGGGCAAGAGGTCGCAGTCACCACCGGCGGGGTCGCCGGCACCCGCTGGGTCGGCTTCGCCGGTCGTACCGTTGCGGTGCGCGCCGGCACTGCGCTCGGCGGGGTGTACAGCATCGTCTCCGACGACAACGGCACCCCCGTCGTCTACGTTCACAACGCTGACTTAGCGGCCCGTCCGTCCCACACTCGGCTTCTCTTCATCTCCATAACTCATCGTGATTCCTGTGCGTGGTCGGCGGTGCCAACGCAGGGACTGAGCGTTCAGGGCCAGATTTCATTCACTTGGACCGCGCTCTTCGGAGATATTTCGTTGTCAGCACAAGTGACACGGCCGTAACCGCCAGTCCAGCGGACATCGCGACGATGATGGCGAGAAGGATCCCGCTGCTCATTTCGACGACGGCTCCCGTGGCGACGGCGATCATCAGCACTAGTACCGCTATCGAGAAGACGAAGCTTGCCGCCCACAAAACTATGCTCCACCTACGAAGCTGCGTGATCGACATAGTGGGCGCTCCTCCAATAGTTCTATAGCGTCATTCCGGTGAGGGCGTGAAGATCGAATCGGTCACAACTTGACCTGTCACTCTTTCGTCCGTCACGGCCGACTTGCCCTTGTAACGCGTCAGGGTATTCGTCGTCGTCCGATCCTGCGCCGAGATAAGACGGAAAGATAGACCAGAAAAATCGTCGATCGGTGTTGCCGCCACCGAAGTGTTCCTGGGTAGCGCTCACACTCCGCCCGACGAGCGCGCGCAGAACGTCCCAACGAACGCACCCAGGCCCGCGAGGAGGAACAGTCTCACGAGCGCGCGACTGAGTGAGCTCGGGCCGAAGCCGGCCCCAAAGTACGACTCCGCAGAACGCCGCGGGGCGGACGCGAACAAGCTCGAAGCCAGGGTCATCGAACCGATACCGGCAGTCGGGAGCGGCAGCGACGTGGCGACACGGGGTCCGATCCCCGCAATAGCGAACAGCTTGGCGGCATCGAGTAGCGCTAGTCTCCATCAGACCCAGGACGCTTCATTCGGCTTCGGTTCCTGCGTAAGAATCGCGTAAAGACGAACGCCCGCGAGCACTACTGAACGACCACGAATGTCAGGCGTCTTCGCGGCTTGACCTGGGCAATTCCCTCCACACGCATATCAAGCGATATGCCCCACCGTGCTCTCCTGCCTGGCGCAAAGTGCTCAGTTGCGTCCCATTTGCGTCCCGAAGGCGGAGGGGTGCCATCCCTCCGCTTTTCATGGAGTGACGCACCTCGAGACCGGGGTGCGATGAAGGGCCGTAACCACCGATCGCGTATTCAGTCGCTTGTTCCGCCGTTGATCTGTGGACAGCGGGTTGCTATGGAGTCAGTGGTCCCCGAGGGTG carries:
- a CDS encoding class E sortase, with product MDTQPSPRGAPWPNYRTPPPARRRPPSVAGVTGEILITLGIIAMLYVAWQLWIGDMIYGAQAREDGQALSEQWAQEFAESTPPTPTAPPTPTEATPTPAEPPLLEQPADAETFAMMRIPRFGSDYVFEIAGGTSRARTLDTVRVGHYPDSEMPGQVGNFALAGHRTTFGAPFNRIAELRTGDALVIEARDGWYTYRFRNHQYVVPTQVDILLDVPQKPDVPTGGRYLTMTSCSPIGSLAERIVAYAVFESYTPRADGEPDSLTALDS